The following is a genomic window from bacterium.
CGCACAGGGGTGACCCCGCATCCAGTACGCTCGCCGGTCCGCCGGAAAGAATGATCCCGGCCGGCTTGCGGCCAGCCAGTTCCCCGGCCGCCGTGTTGAAACGCAGCAATAGAGACTCGGGGCGGGTGGAGCACGTAAAAAAACCTCCCGCGGATATAGAGACAAGAGGTAAGACAAGGGTAAGACAAGGGGTTTAAACCCCTTGTTCCCCCCTTGTTCCGCCCCTTGCCCCCTGCGGGGGGAGGTCTTTCGTTTCGGGTGGATTACCTCAGGGTGTCCGCCAGGCAGACCCCCCACTCGACGACGGTGAAGCCCTGGCGCTCGAACTTCGGAATCACCGGCTCGGGAAGATACCAGTCCGCCGTCGCCGTGGTCTCATCCAGCGGTTCGATCAGGAAGAAAAGGCGCAGGACGGAGTCCGGCTCCGGTTCGACGCGCAGCTCCACCACGGCGTCAATCTCGTCCGTCTGGGGGTAGACCGCGTAGAACGAGGATTCGGTCAACCGCGGCGTCCAGTATTCCAGAAAGTCGTCCACCTCGCGGTCGGCGAAACCGTACTCCCCCAGGATGCTGGTGAAGAAGTCGCCCAGGACGTCGCGGGTGATAATCCAGCCGCGCCCCCGCTGCCAGACGTCGGGCGCGTCGGCCTCGTAGAAGAGGTAGCCGTAGCGCGGGGCGTCGAAGATGACCTCCTTGCCTTCGACCTCGCCGACGATGTAGCCCCGGCTGTCGGATAGGTAGCCGTCCGGCTCGACGGTGACGTTCCAGCCGTCGCCGTAGGTCGGGTCGGAGCGGGTCAACGCGCAGCCGTCGGCCATCTCCAGCCGGACCGTAACGTCGGTCGTCTGTGGCGGGTAGAGGTAGATGTTGGGCTTCTCGACGGTGAGAACCTGATCGTCGGGGGGGCGTCGCAGTGTTATATGCACGGTCGAACGGATGCCCGCGATTATCAGCAGATCCTTCAGCGTGAAGTCCACGTATCCCGGGGCGGAGCAGGTTACGTCGTACACCCCCGGGGGGACGAGGGTTTCGAAGTACCCGTCCTCGTCGGATGTGGCGTGGATGTCCGTGCCTCCAACCCG
Proteins encoded in this region:
- a CDS encoding carboxypeptidase-like regulatory domain-containing protein is translated as MGKIPVLLVLALITAALPAEDYATLSGVVCNESGMPIPYATIRVGGTDIHATSDEDGYFETLVPPGVYDVTCSAPGYVDFTLKDLLIIAGIRSTVHITLRRPPDDQVLTVEKPNIYLYPPQTTDVTVRLEMADGCALTRSDPTYGDGWNVTVEPDGYLSDSRGYIVGEVEGKEVIFDAPRYGYLFYEADAPDVWQRGRGWIITRDVLGDFFTSILGEYGFADREVDDFLEYWTPRLTESSFYAVYPQTDEIDAVVELRVEPEPDSVLRLFFLIEPLDETTATADWYLPEPVIPKFERQGFTVVEWGVCLADTLR